From Lytechinus variegatus isolate NC3 chromosome 16, Lvar_3.0, whole genome shotgun sequence, the proteins below share one genomic window:
- the LOC121429543 gene encoding helicase-like transcription factor isoform X1 encodes MPRRWNRWHKPSSWYSEPWGRGSQSQNSKKKSQSKKKRNYGNRYSLTEALSLTMDYLSQSTWDDGIDDNELLGLDIPIATTQAGTNDVFLGQVLGHIVGLQYYSGTVNTNEMVSLVREPTNRYDKNAVKVENIWGQQVGHIKRELAEVLSYIVDNNYARIEGVVPRGANNMYKMPVDISLYGPQINQTVVQQRLRSRGYNIGMIEKRAGLSNAPSQTKSKKSSTYNPRSALGKSVTLSEAEMKNEVDTLFDNLKSQDKTTEQEPSKWIVSTMYPHQKQALHWMLARESDDKLPTFWDKTASGLYHNSLTNFTSAKRPDSVRGGILADEMGLGKTLSVISLVMHEFVMPEFADLPPECVGLPPSLPSLPEAEEMDCNKPSTSQVTQQNMIDEVIVIKDSQDIPVNSEEVIVIEDTCSPSPNSKDIIVIKDEAPVVTSSSNTAAVTATGRPKRASAANVKFVFSDDSDDNPSPVKKAKRKQSKSVTVPKVKGQSATKGKGKGKKTPAGDASKTLSTIQEGVPLPGLGVTVNTVPGPSIATGPGPSKPITSHTVDSRSINSVPGPSPSNASGSGPSKPATSHAGTSPSINSGSGPRKPVPSSSSPGPSNVAVPGPSKPTGVGVKGHVGNGDAKGPRTTLIVCPLSVLSNWIDQFSEHVSDEAQVNVCLYYGAEKKKLKADYLKQQDVVITTYNTMAAEYKAKKEKSTLQKVEWLRIVLDEAHTIRNHGTLQTQAAHALTSKCRWALTGTPIQNSIKDLWSLIAFLGLEPFKSNHTWWQRIIGRPIANNDSAGIDRVRKLMNTLALRRMKSQKLNGKPLVDLPARNVVLQYVDFSDDEKEVYKTMEKDGRLAVSKYFQQGTVLDHYGDILAILMRLRQLCCHPALCAKAAANLCHATDVSEKTDEEKAQLVATLVSFLSQGADEECCICLESIQDPVITRCAHVFCQRCIGEVIISEKERARCPLCRHPVSRESLVHVPKDRSDTGNEDTEGEWHSSAKVDALMECLLTQRAADKTTKSVVVSQFTSFLDLLKKPLSEKGFKFTRLDGSMSRVARTEAIREFSSDDPDSPQVFLLSLKAGGVGLNLTAASRLYLLDPAWNPACEEQCFDRCHRLGQTKDVTITKFLVRNSVEEAMLQLQEKKRQLMKSVFDGKKQTPEERRQNRVRDIKILMGMNSQQ; translated from the exons ATGCCACGAAGGTGGAACCGTTGGCACAAACCCAGTTCCTGGTACTCAGAACCATGGGGGAGGGGCTCTCAGTCCCAGAACAGCAAGAAAAAATCACAGTCCAAGAAGAAGCGGAACTATGGCAACCGTTATTCCTTGACCGAAGCTCTCTCCTTAACCATGGATTATTTGAGCCAGTCAACATGGGATGATGGGATAGATGACAATGAGCTCCTAGGGTTGGATATTCCCATAGCAACGACCCAAGCTGGAACCAACGATGTATTCCTTGGTCAGGTCCTGGGCCACATCGTTGGTCTGCAATACTATTCTGGCACG GTAAATACAAATGAGATGGTGTCCCTTGTTCGAGAGCCTACTAACAGGTACGATAAGAATGCCGTGAAAGTGGAGAACATATGGGGGCAGCAAGTTGGTCACATCAAGAGAGAGCTGGCTGAAGTATTGTCGTACATCGTAGACAATAACTATGCACGGATTGAAGG agtGGTACCAAGAGGCGCCAACAACATGTACAAAATGCCTGTCGATATTTCTCTATATGGTCCACAAATAAACCAAACTGTAGTCCAGCAGAGGCTGAGGAGCCGAGGATACAACATCGGAATGATAGAGAAAAGAGCAGGACTATCAAATGCCCCATCACAGACCAAGAGCAAGAAGTCTTCCACATACAATCCCAGAAGCGCCCTTGGGAAGTCGGTGACGCTGTCAGAGGCAGAG ATGAAGAATGAAGTGGATACCTTGTTCGACAATCTCAAATCTCAGGACAAAACTACTGAGCAAGAACCCAGTAAG TGGATTGTAAGTACGATGTACCCTCACCAGAAGCAGGCCCTCCACTGGATGTTAGCCAGAGAGAGCGACGACAAGTTGCCTACGTTCTGGGACAAGACAGCGTCCGGTCTCTACCACAACTCCCTGACAAACTTCACCAGCGCCAAGCGACCAGACAGCGTGCGTGGTGGGATCCTGGCAGACGAGATGGGGTTGGGGAAGACTCTCTCCGTCATATCGCTTGTCATGCATGAATTCGTGATGCCAGAGTTCGCGGACCTCCCACCGGAGTGTGTTGGTCTTCCTCCATCTTTGCCGAGCTTGCCCGAAGCAGAGGAGATGGATTGCAACAAGCCTTCGACAAGTCAGGTTACGCAG CAGAATATGATAGATGAAGTAATAGTGATCAAGGATTCCCAGGATATACCTGTCAATTCAGAGGAGGTGATAGTAATTGAGGATACATGTAGTCCAAGTCCCAATAGTAAAGATATTATTGTCATTAAAGATGAAGCGCCTGTTGTCACAAGTTCCTCAAACACTGCAGCAGTCACAGCCACCGGTAGACCCAAGAG GGCAAGTGCTGCTAATGTAAAGTTTGTCTTCAGTGATGATTCAGATGATAACCCATCACCTGTAAAGAAAG CTAAAAGGAAGCAGTCAAAATCAGTCACAGTTCCCAAAGTAAAGGGTCAGAGTGCTACGAAGGGCAAAGGAAAGGGCAAGAAGACACCTGCAGGTGATGCATCAAAGACATTATCCACTATCCAAGAAGGGGTCCCTCTACCAGGACTCGGCGTAACAGTCAACACAGTACCAGGTCCATCAATTGCCACAGGACCTGGCCCTAGTAAACCAATCACCTCTCACACTGTAGATAGCCGATCAATCAACTCAGTGCCGGGTCCTAGTCCATCAAATGCCTCAGGATCTGGCCCTAGTAAGCCAGCCACCTCTCATGCTGGAACTAGCCCATCAATCAACTCAGGATCTGGCCCTCGTAAACCAGTACCATCGAGCTCTTCGCCTGGTCCATCAAATGTTGCAGTACCTGGACCAAGTAAACCGACTGGAgttggggtcaaaggtcacgtTGGAAATGGAGATGCTAAGGGTCCCCGTACTACTCTCATAGTTTGCCCACTGTCTGTACTTTCAAACTGGATT GATCAATTCAGTGAACATGTTTCTGATGAGGCCCAGGTGAATGTGTGTCTGTACTATGGAGCAGAAAAGAAGAAACTGAAGGCCGATTATCTCAAGCAACAAGATGTTGTCATCACTACCTATAATACTATGGCTGCTGAGTACAAGGCCAAGAAG GAGAAATCTACCCTGCAGAAGGTTGAGTGGCTTCGGATAGTTCTGGATGAAGCCCATACCATCAGGAATCATGGCACCCTCCAGACACAGGCTGCACACGCCCTCACTTCCAAATGTAGATGGGCTCTCACAG GTACGCCTATACAGAACAGTATTAAAGATCTTTGGTCGTTGATTGCATTCCTTGGGTTGGAACCCTTTAAATCAAACCATACTTGGTGGCAGAGGATCATCGGGAGACCGATTGCTAACAATGATTCTGCTGGCATAGA TCGGGTGCGTAAGTTGATGAACACCCTCGCCCTGCGTCGGATGAAATCCCAGAAGTTAAACGGTAAACCTCTGGTGGATCTACCGGCTCGGAATGTCGTCCTCCAGTATGTGGACTTCTCCGATGATGAGAAAGAGGTCTACAAGACCATGGAGAAAGATGGCAGACTGGCCGTCAGCAA ATATTTCCAGCAAGGCACTGTCCTAGATCACTATGGTGATATTCTAGCAATCCTCATGAGATTGAGACAACTCTGTTGTCATCCTGCTCTCTGTGCTAAGGCTGCTGCTAACCTATGCCACGCTACTG ATGTTAGTGAGAAGACGGATGAAGAAAAGGCTCAGCTGGTAGCAACCTTGGTCTCGTTCCTTAGTCAAGGAGCTGATGAG GAGTGTTGCATCTGCCTAGAGTCCATCCAAGATCCTGTCATTACAAGATGTGCCCATGTCTTCTGTCAGAGGTGTATTGGAGAGGTCATCATCTCAGAAAAG GAACGTGCGCGCTGCCCTCTTTGTCGTCACCCGGTAAGCCGAGAGTCCCTTGTCCATGTGCCAAAGGATAGATCAGATACTGGAAATGAAGATACAGAAGGAGAGTGGCATTCAAGTGCAAAG GTGGATGCATTGATGGAGTGTTTGCTGACACAGAGGGCAGCAGACAAGACAACAAAGAGTGTTGTTGTTTCTCAGTTCACCTCATTCCTTGACTTGCTGAAGAAACCCCTCAG TGAGAAGGGTTTCAAGTTCACCCGTCTTGATGGCTCCATGTCACGCGTTGCTCGTACCGAGGCTATAAGAGAGTTCAGCAGTGATGATCCAGACTCACCACAAGTCTTCCTCTTATCACTCAAGGCTGGAGGGGTCGGTCTGAACCTGACGGCAGCTTCCAGGCTATATCTCCTTGACCCT GCATGGAACCCGGCATGTGAAGAGCAGTGCTTTGACAGATGCCATCGGCTGGGACAAACCAAAGATGTCACCATTACTAAA TTCCTGGTGCGTAACAGCGTTGAGGAAGCCATGCTTCAGCTTCAAGAGAAGAAGAGGCAGCTGATGAAGAGCGTCTTTGACGGCAAGAAGCAAACACCTGAAGAAAGACGACAGAACCGGGTCAGGGATATCAAGATCCTCATGGGAATGAATAGCCAGCAGTAG
- the LOC121429543 gene encoding helicase-like transcription factor isoform X2: MPRRWNRWHKPSSWYSEPWGRGSQSQNSKKKSQSKKKRNYGNRYSLTEALSLTMDYLSQSTWDDGIDDNELLGLDIPIATTQAGTNDVFLGQVLGHIVGLQYYSGTVNTNEMVSLVREPTNRYDKNAVKVENIWGQQVGHIKRELAEVLSYIVDNNYARIEGVVPRGANNMYKMPVDISLYGPQINQTVVQQRLRSRGYNIGMIEKRAGLSNAPSQTKSKKSSTYNPRSALGKSVTLSEAEMKNEVDTLFDNLKSQDKTTEQEPSKWIVSTMYPHQKQALHWMLARESDDKLPTFWDKTASGLYHNSLTNFTSAKRPDSVRGGILADEMGLGKTLSVISLVMHEFVMPEFADLPPECVGLPPSLPSLPEAEEMDCNKPSTSQVTQNMIDEVIVIKDSQDIPVNSEEVIVIEDTCSPSPNSKDIIVIKDEAPVVTSSSNTAAVTATGRPKRASAANVKFVFSDDSDDNPSPVKKAKRKQSKSVTVPKVKGQSATKGKGKGKKTPAGDASKTLSTIQEGVPLPGLGVTVNTVPGPSIATGPGPSKPITSHTVDSRSINSVPGPSPSNASGSGPSKPATSHAGTSPSINSGSGPRKPVPSSSSPGPSNVAVPGPSKPTGVGVKGHVGNGDAKGPRTTLIVCPLSVLSNWIDQFSEHVSDEAQVNVCLYYGAEKKKLKADYLKQQDVVITTYNTMAAEYKAKKEKSTLQKVEWLRIVLDEAHTIRNHGTLQTQAAHALTSKCRWALTGTPIQNSIKDLWSLIAFLGLEPFKSNHTWWQRIIGRPIANNDSAGIDRVRKLMNTLALRRMKSQKLNGKPLVDLPARNVVLQYVDFSDDEKEVYKTMEKDGRLAVSKYFQQGTVLDHYGDILAILMRLRQLCCHPALCAKAAANLCHATDVSEKTDEEKAQLVATLVSFLSQGADEECCICLESIQDPVITRCAHVFCQRCIGEVIISEKERARCPLCRHPVSRESLVHVPKDRSDTGNEDTEGEWHSSAKVDALMECLLTQRAADKTTKSVVVSQFTSFLDLLKKPLSEKGFKFTRLDGSMSRVARTEAIREFSSDDPDSPQVFLLSLKAGGVGLNLTAASRLYLLDPAWNPACEEQCFDRCHRLGQTKDVTITKFLVRNSVEEAMLQLQEKKRQLMKSVFDGKKQTPEERRQNRVRDIKILMGMNSQQ; this comes from the exons ATGCCACGAAGGTGGAACCGTTGGCACAAACCCAGTTCCTGGTACTCAGAACCATGGGGGAGGGGCTCTCAGTCCCAGAACAGCAAGAAAAAATCACAGTCCAAGAAGAAGCGGAACTATGGCAACCGTTATTCCTTGACCGAAGCTCTCTCCTTAACCATGGATTATTTGAGCCAGTCAACATGGGATGATGGGATAGATGACAATGAGCTCCTAGGGTTGGATATTCCCATAGCAACGACCCAAGCTGGAACCAACGATGTATTCCTTGGTCAGGTCCTGGGCCACATCGTTGGTCTGCAATACTATTCTGGCACG GTAAATACAAATGAGATGGTGTCCCTTGTTCGAGAGCCTACTAACAGGTACGATAAGAATGCCGTGAAAGTGGAGAACATATGGGGGCAGCAAGTTGGTCACATCAAGAGAGAGCTGGCTGAAGTATTGTCGTACATCGTAGACAATAACTATGCACGGATTGAAGG agtGGTACCAAGAGGCGCCAACAACATGTACAAAATGCCTGTCGATATTTCTCTATATGGTCCACAAATAAACCAAACTGTAGTCCAGCAGAGGCTGAGGAGCCGAGGATACAACATCGGAATGATAGAGAAAAGAGCAGGACTATCAAATGCCCCATCACAGACCAAGAGCAAGAAGTCTTCCACATACAATCCCAGAAGCGCCCTTGGGAAGTCGGTGACGCTGTCAGAGGCAGAG ATGAAGAATGAAGTGGATACCTTGTTCGACAATCTCAAATCTCAGGACAAAACTACTGAGCAAGAACCCAGTAAG TGGATTGTAAGTACGATGTACCCTCACCAGAAGCAGGCCCTCCACTGGATGTTAGCCAGAGAGAGCGACGACAAGTTGCCTACGTTCTGGGACAAGACAGCGTCCGGTCTCTACCACAACTCCCTGACAAACTTCACCAGCGCCAAGCGACCAGACAGCGTGCGTGGTGGGATCCTGGCAGACGAGATGGGGTTGGGGAAGACTCTCTCCGTCATATCGCTTGTCATGCATGAATTCGTGATGCCAGAGTTCGCGGACCTCCCACCGGAGTGTGTTGGTCTTCCTCCATCTTTGCCGAGCTTGCCCGAAGCAGAGGAGATGGATTGCAACAAGCCTTCGACAAGTCAGGTTACGCAG AATATGATAGATGAAGTAATAGTGATCAAGGATTCCCAGGATATACCTGTCAATTCAGAGGAGGTGATAGTAATTGAGGATACATGTAGTCCAAGTCCCAATAGTAAAGATATTATTGTCATTAAAGATGAAGCGCCTGTTGTCACAAGTTCCTCAAACACTGCAGCAGTCACAGCCACCGGTAGACCCAAGAG GGCAAGTGCTGCTAATGTAAAGTTTGTCTTCAGTGATGATTCAGATGATAACCCATCACCTGTAAAGAAAG CTAAAAGGAAGCAGTCAAAATCAGTCACAGTTCCCAAAGTAAAGGGTCAGAGTGCTACGAAGGGCAAAGGAAAGGGCAAGAAGACACCTGCAGGTGATGCATCAAAGACATTATCCACTATCCAAGAAGGGGTCCCTCTACCAGGACTCGGCGTAACAGTCAACACAGTACCAGGTCCATCAATTGCCACAGGACCTGGCCCTAGTAAACCAATCACCTCTCACACTGTAGATAGCCGATCAATCAACTCAGTGCCGGGTCCTAGTCCATCAAATGCCTCAGGATCTGGCCCTAGTAAGCCAGCCACCTCTCATGCTGGAACTAGCCCATCAATCAACTCAGGATCTGGCCCTCGTAAACCAGTACCATCGAGCTCTTCGCCTGGTCCATCAAATGTTGCAGTACCTGGACCAAGTAAACCGACTGGAgttggggtcaaaggtcacgtTGGAAATGGAGATGCTAAGGGTCCCCGTACTACTCTCATAGTTTGCCCACTGTCTGTACTTTCAAACTGGATT GATCAATTCAGTGAACATGTTTCTGATGAGGCCCAGGTGAATGTGTGTCTGTACTATGGAGCAGAAAAGAAGAAACTGAAGGCCGATTATCTCAAGCAACAAGATGTTGTCATCACTACCTATAATACTATGGCTGCTGAGTACAAGGCCAAGAAG GAGAAATCTACCCTGCAGAAGGTTGAGTGGCTTCGGATAGTTCTGGATGAAGCCCATACCATCAGGAATCATGGCACCCTCCAGACACAGGCTGCACACGCCCTCACTTCCAAATGTAGATGGGCTCTCACAG GTACGCCTATACAGAACAGTATTAAAGATCTTTGGTCGTTGATTGCATTCCTTGGGTTGGAACCCTTTAAATCAAACCATACTTGGTGGCAGAGGATCATCGGGAGACCGATTGCTAACAATGATTCTGCTGGCATAGA TCGGGTGCGTAAGTTGATGAACACCCTCGCCCTGCGTCGGATGAAATCCCAGAAGTTAAACGGTAAACCTCTGGTGGATCTACCGGCTCGGAATGTCGTCCTCCAGTATGTGGACTTCTCCGATGATGAGAAAGAGGTCTACAAGACCATGGAGAAAGATGGCAGACTGGCCGTCAGCAA ATATTTCCAGCAAGGCACTGTCCTAGATCACTATGGTGATATTCTAGCAATCCTCATGAGATTGAGACAACTCTGTTGTCATCCTGCTCTCTGTGCTAAGGCTGCTGCTAACCTATGCCACGCTACTG ATGTTAGTGAGAAGACGGATGAAGAAAAGGCTCAGCTGGTAGCAACCTTGGTCTCGTTCCTTAGTCAAGGAGCTGATGAG GAGTGTTGCATCTGCCTAGAGTCCATCCAAGATCCTGTCATTACAAGATGTGCCCATGTCTTCTGTCAGAGGTGTATTGGAGAGGTCATCATCTCAGAAAAG GAACGTGCGCGCTGCCCTCTTTGTCGTCACCCGGTAAGCCGAGAGTCCCTTGTCCATGTGCCAAAGGATAGATCAGATACTGGAAATGAAGATACAGAAGGAGAGTGGCATTCAAGTGCAAAG GTGGATGCATTGATGGAGTGTTTGCTGACACAGAGGGCAGCAGACAAGACAACAAAGAGTGTTGTTGTTTCTCAGTTCACCTCATTCCTTGACTTGCTGAAGAAACCCCTCAG TGAGAAGGGTTTCAAGTTCACCCGTCTTGATGGCTCCATGTCACGCGTTGCTCGTACCGAGGCTATAAGAGAGTTCAGCAGTGATGATCCAGACTCACCACAAGTCTTCCTCTTATCACTCAAGGCTGGAGGGGTCGGTCTGAACCTGACGGCAGCTTCCAGGCTATATCTCCTTGACCCT GCATGGAACCCGGCATGTGAAGAGCAGTGCTTTGACAGATGCCATCGGCTGGGACAAACCAAAGATGTCACCATTACTAAA TTCCTGGTGCGTAACAGCGTTGAGGAAGCCATGCTTCAGCTTCAAGAGAAGAAGAGGCAGCTGATGAAGAGCGTCTTTGACGGCAAGAAGCAAACACCTGAAGAAAGACGACAGAACCGGGTCAGGGATATCAAGATCCTCATGGGAATGAATAGCCAGCAGTAG